The Crocinitomicaceae bacterium genome includes a region encoding these proteins:
- a CDS encoding helix-turn-helix transcriptional regulator, with product MKKLTKKINVTVEKTKTGYSAYAEDMAVFSTAKDITSLYDNLIDALNLAYEESGYFVDAKNIKLNLDLQQFFQYYRVLNANFLAKRIGMNPTLLSQYVQGRKNPSAKQTDKIIQGIHTIGKELSDIRFV from the coding sequence ATGAAGAAGTTGACAAAAAAAATTAATGTAACAGTTGAAAAAACTAAAACTGGTTACTCTGCTTATGCCGAAGATATGGCTGTCTTTTCGACGGCAAAGGACATTACGTCTTTATACGACAATTTAATTGACGCATTGAATCTTGCATATGAAGAAAGTGGTTACTTTGTCGACGCAAAAAACATCAAATTGAATCTTGACTTACAACAGTTCTTTCAATATTATCGTGTACTGAATGCAAATTTCCTAGCAAAGCGAATTGGAATGAATCCTACTTTACTTTCACAATATGTGCAAGGACGAAAAAATCCATCCGCAAAACAAACAGACAAAATCATTCAGGGAATACATACAATCGGAAAAGAATTATCTGATATTAGATTCGTGTAA
- a CDS encoding type II toxin-antitoxin system HicA family toxin, giving the protein MWRNPCNKVNYYLPLHVKCSEALRILKKDGWYGISQSGSHLKLIHDTKEGIIIFPNHGSSKLGRGLEKKLFKQAGIKK; this is encoded by the coding sequence ATTTGGCGAAATCCTTGCAATAAAGTAAATTATTATTTACCTCTGCATGTGAAATGTTCCGAAGCTTTAAGAATTTTGAAGAAAGACGGATGGTACGGCATATCTCAAAGCGGATCACATCTGAAACTAATTCATGACACCAAGGAAGGAATTATAATTTTTCCGAATCATGGAAGTAGCAAACTTGGTCGTGGGTTAGAAAAAAAATTGTTCAAACAAGCCGGAATTAAGAAGTAG
- the alaS gene encoding alanine--tRNA ligase: MKINDIRKAFQDFFASKGHKIVPSAPMVVKNDPTLMFTNAGMNQFKDFFLGYREAEDKRIANTQKCLRVSGKHNDLEEVGVDTYHHTMFEMLGNWSFGDYFKKESIDWAWELLTQVYKIDKDRIYVTVFEGDEKDGVPADTESENLWKQYMPAERILKASKKDNFWEMGDTGPCGPCTEIHVDMRLEDERKKIDGKTLVNNDHPQVIEIWNLVFMQFNRKANGELEKLPSTHVDTGMGLERLAMVLQGKQSNYDTDMFQFLIGYLVELTGKKYGQDEKVNIAMRVIVDHIRAISFSIADGQLPSNTGAGYVIRRILRRAVRYGYQTLDLKEPFLCDLSVKLGVAMGDAFPELKSQAELIQKVIREEEASFFRTLETGIKRINDVITKAKSSGKNELAGEDVFELYDTYGFPFDLTSLIAREREMLVDERGYEVELAKQKDRSRAATQVESDDWVILMNDDEQEFIGYDFLKTDLYLVKYRKVKQKNKSFYQLVFNVTPFYAEGGGQVGDQGTISNGTETIEIFDTKKENNLIIHLAEKLPENLTSTFKATVTASKRRLTQANHSATHLLHHALRAVLGKHVEQKGSLVNDENLRFDFSHFAKVTDEELEEIEKRVNDKIKEGIHLDEKRSLPIDEAQKMGAMALFGEKYGDFVRVIKFGDSIELCGGCHVRSTSEIGMFKIVSEGSVAAGVRRIEAITADKAEQYYKERAKQYDLISAMFNKPADLSKTIEDLYKKNISLTKEIEKLQRGQLVSIKEDLKKQITDLGGVNYASAILDLDANLIKDLCFQLKGEVQNLVIVVGGKADGKATISIAISDELAKSKNWHAGNLVRESAKLIGGGGGGQPFFATAGGKDPDSLPKAIEFVKSQLV, translated from the coding sequence ATGAAAATCAACGACATACGTAAGGCTTTTCAGGATTTTTTTGCATCCAAAGGTCATAAAATTGTTCCATCTGCACCCATGGTGGTAAAAAATGATCCAACCCTCATGTTTACCAATGCAGGCATGAACCAGTTTAAAGATTTTTTTCTGGGATATCGTGAAGCAGAGGATAAGCGTATTGCCAATACACAAAAATGTTTGCGCGTTTCAGGAAAACACAACGACTTGGAAGAAGTAGGCGTTGATACCTATCACCACACCATGTTTGAAATGTTAGGTAATTGGTCATTTGGTGATTATTTTAAAAAAGAATCTATTGATTGGGCATGGGAACTTTTAACTCAGGTTTATAAGATTGACAAAGACAGAATCTATGTCACCGTTTTTGAAGGAGATGAAAAAGACGGCGTGCCTGCAGATACTGAATCAGAAAATTTATGGAAACAATACATGCCTGCTGAGCGAATTTTAAAGGCTAGTAAAAAAGATAATTTTTGGGAAATGGGTGATACTGGTCCTTGCGGGCCATGTACTGAAATTCATGTCGACATGCGTTTAGAAGATGAACGCAAAAAAATTGATGGAAAAACTTTGGTGAATAATGATCATCCGCAGGTAATTGAAATCTGGAATTTGGTGTTTATGCAGTTCAACCGCAAAGCAAATGGTGAATTGGAAAAATTACCGTCAACGCATGTAGATACCGGAATGGGATTAGAGCGCTTGGCTATGGTATTGCAAGGCAAGCAATCAAATTATGACACAGATATGTTCCAGTTTTTAATTGGATATCTGGTTGAGCTCACCGGTAAAAAATATGGACAAGATGAAAAAGTGAATATAGCCATGCGTGTAATTGTAGATCACATTCGCGCAATTTCATTTTCTATTGCAGACGGGCAATTACCATCTAATACCGGCGCTGGTTACGTGATTCGCCGTATTCTTCGTCGTGCGGTGCGGTATGGCTATCAAACGCTTGATTTGAAAGAACCTTTTCTGTGTGATCTGTCAGTGAAACTTGGCGTGGCAATGGGTGATGCTTTTCCTGAACTTAAAAGTCAGGCTGAGCTTATTCAAAAGGTAATTCGTGAAGAAGAAGCAAGTTTTTTCAGAACACTTGAAACAGGGATCAAACGGATCAATGATGTAATTACCAAAGCAAAATCAAGTGGTAAAAATGAATTGGCAGGGGAAGATGTTTTTGAGTTATATGACACCTACGGATTCCCGTTTGACTTAACTTCATTGATTGCCAGGGAGCGTGAAATGCTGGTTGATGAGCGCGGGTATGAAGTAGAATTAGCCAAACAAAAAGACCGCTCTCGCGCAGCTACTCAAGTTGAGTCTGATGATTGGGTGATTCTCATGAATGATGATGAACAAGAATTTATAGGCTATGATTTTTTGAAGACTGATTTGTATCTGGTAAAATATCGTAAAGTCAAACAAAAAAATAAATCATTCTATCAATTGGTGTTTAACGTGACTCCTTTTTATGCTGAAGGTGGAGGACAAGTTGGTGATCAGGGAACAATTTCAAACGGAACAGAAACTATTGAAATTTTTGATACAAAAAAAGAAAACAATCTGATCATTCATCTTGCAGAAAAATTACCTGAAAATTTAACGTCTACATTTAAGGCAACAGTCACTGCTTCTAAACGACGTCTCACGCAAGCAAATCATAGTGCAACCCATTTATTGCATCATGCTTTGCGTGCAGTGCTTGGTAAACATGTTGAACAAAAAGGATCTTTGGTAAATGATGAAAACCTGCGTTTTGATTTCTCTCATTTTGCAAAAGTGACCGATGAAGAATTGGAAGAAATTGAGAAAAGAGTAAACGATAAAATCAAAGAAGGCATTCATTTGGATGAGAAGCGTTCACTGCCCATTGATGAAGCACAGAAAATGGGAGCCATGGCACTATTTGGTGAAAAGTACGGTGATTTTGTACGCGTTATAAAATTTGGTGATTCAATTGAATTATGTGGCGGATGTCACGTGCGCTCAACCAGTGAAATTGGTATGTTTAAAATTGTGTCTGAAGGATCTGTTGCAGCCGGTGTTCGTCGTATTGAAGCCATTACTGCTGATAAAGCTGAGCAGTATTATAAAGAGCGCGCAAAACAATATGACCTAATTTCCGCCATGTTCAATAAACCGGCTGATCTATCAAAAACCATTGAAGATTTATACAAGAAAAATATTTCACTTACTAAAGAAATTGAAAAATTGCAACGCGGTCAATTAGTGAGTATCAAAGAAGATTTGAAAAAACAAATCACAGATTTAGGTGGAGTAAATTATGCTTCAGCTATTCTTGATCTGGATGCAAATCTCATTAAAGATTTGTGTTTTCAATTAAAAGGTGAAGTGCAAAATCTTGTTATAGTTGTAGGTGGAAAAGCAGATGGAAAAGCAACTATTTCAATTGCAATTTCAGATGAATTAGCTAAATCAAAAAACTGGCACGCCGGAAATTTAGTGCGTGAATCAGCGAAACTAATTGGCGGCGGCGGCGGCGGTCAACCTTTCTTTGCAACAGCAGGAGGGAAAGATCCGGATAGTTTACCTAAAGCTATTGAGTTTGTGAAATCTCAGTTGGTATAG